The genomic DNA tgggttgatgtgtgccaatagggggagaatgaaaggacctatgaatgggtgtaagttaggctttcattacctagagggagtgtgccctcgtagggggagaatgaagagcttaatttatatgttcattacctagtggcatgaagattgaggctataggattagcctaacttacatgtggtattgtaagtgttattgtggtattgtcaaacatcaaaaagggggagattgttggtgcaacatccctcaggtcaaggttgacctgggtgaccaagctgagtcttggtttgagtttagatgtttgacaataagaaattgattgaagaagagtcaagtaggtcaaggttgaccggatacttgacagggaagtcctagtgagtgaagctaggcgaaagtcctggtgagtgaagccaggcagaaggaaaaccctagtgagtgaagctaggtgaaagtcctggtgagtgaagccaggcagaaggaaaaccctagtgagtgaagctaggtgaaagtcctggtgagtgaaaccagaggaaaaccctagtgagtgaagctaggtgaaagtcctggtgagtgaagccaggcagaaggaaaaccctagtgagtgaagctaggtgaaagtcctggtgagtgaaaccaggtgaaaaccctagtgagtgaagctaggtgaaagtcctggtgagtgaagccaggcagaaggaaaaccctagtgagtgaagctaggtgaaagtcctggtgagtgaagccaggtgaaagccctagtgagtgaagctaggcggatggaaaccctagtgagtgaagctaggtgaaagtcccagtgagtgaagtcaggtaagggaaaatccagatggatcaaggatgatcggacatctggtgttgggaagtccaagtaggtcaaaggattgactggatacttggcacgaggaaatacagataggtcaaagggattgaccagacatctgatggaagtccaagtaggtcaagggagtgaccagatacttggcatgaatagaaaagtctaagtgggtcaaagggattgaccagacacttggtgggaagtcctagcaggtcaaaggagtgaccagatgctaggcatgatgtaccaacaggtcaaggttgaccgggtgttggtttggtaggcttgggacttggttttgggcaaaaaccaagtactggatcgatcagtggatcgatccaagcctttcctagcgaacagagagcctccggatcgatccgtggatcgatccagatgttccaatcgatcggtggatcgattgggacgctgctgcttcgcgcgataagcgctggatcgatccgtggatcgatgcGCTTCGCgcgataggcgctggatcgatccgtggatcaatccaaagcctccccgatccattgggaacattcgaatcgatcgggatccgaccgttggcgtcgataaaggccgcatgCGTTCATTTCCTTAgacatctcttctccgattcactccagatttctcgccagctcctccacagcactcacaaagctcagatcgccagttcttgaaggatcttggaagttttccaagtcaagaggcggatcaaagccaagaagagaagctagggttagggtttatgctcattgtaagcttgtaagcttgtatttcttgtatcctttccctctcttcttgtattgagtcttgtagggcttctccgcccttggtagttaccataaaggagagttttatttagtggagggtgtgtgtgttggtgtggatccttggattagtcacctcttgtgaggtggataccaagtaaaccaaccgtgttagcgttgtgtgatttattctttgtatttccgctgcacatctttgaaggaacaagcaacgccgagcaacgagcgaacgcgacgagctattcaccccccctctagctacttttggtcctaacatgctggacgtccgcttcccggctggtccagtctttcacctggttcgcgacaccaggattttccacctagggttacccccctaggacttttgcctgaatcactcgacccaccaagactttccgtatagggttaccaccccctagggttttcaccttgtctAACCATAGtaagggcttttgcctaagtacacttaggactttcctgcaatctcatttagaccgttagatcaccacacatctaaactttgaatcctttgtcattatcaaaactcaggttcgatcgtcggatgcttcccgcaccaacactaagaAGGTGGAGTTTGATCTTACAGTTTGCcatgaactcggtctgctacttTTTGTTCGAGAGATGCTCTtcattttcttctccattctcatctacaggtacttcaaaatcaaatttcatagttagtaaaatattaaaatcagttttaaagtatacctccatttttcacttCTATAACGTGAACTCCACCTCGAATTTTGGCGAGTAGATGCTAAATCCAGCCATCTTTCTTTTGCTTTAGTTGACGATTAGTTCTTCTAAAGCGCACCTCACTCTGATATCAACTGTAGGCCCATGTTAGGCCGGCTAAAGAGGGTGAATAgccttgaaaaaaaaaagttagataAATcctttggttacaacctagataattattaatccaaggcaatttAAAGCTTACTGATCCTGTCCAAAGATCGTGAAGAAGgttagctggggatgtggctcctTGGTCGACCGCATGAAGACTCCATTCCGCTCTGCAACAAAGAAAATGCTAGTGctgggccagggaaggggtccccggtgttaggcctctgacgctcaagtcagtcaccggaacaGTAGAAAACAGAGCAATGTATCAATAGTGAAAGCACAAGCGTGAATGGTGAATAACACATACCTCTGCAGGtgcatggaccccctttatataatgcCTTAGTGGGCGACGTGTACCATCCTCAAGGCACGAGCATGCTTTCCCAACCGTCTTATGAAAGGACATTCAGAAAAGTAtctctgacatcataccttaataAAACATGTAAATCTTCGATGAAACAAtagaagcttccatcgtacgattcatCTGTTGATCATGCCTTGTTGTCAGCGACATTACCTCCCAAAGAAATATTAAGAGATTAGGGAATGGCCCCACTGTTTGGCCAAGCTAGGTAGCCGCTCGGTCGGGATTCCTCCGCTCGGTCGACATCTGCTGCTTTTCCTGTCAATGACTTGATTCAGTAGATTATTTTCGCCCGACCAGACAAGCGCTCCGACCAGACAAGCGCTCCGACCACCTTAACATTCCTTTGATCCGTAATGAGGATATGATGTTCTTGCTGTAATCCTCCTGGCCGGACGGGCGTTCTGCTCAAACAAGCCACTTGGAAAATCGGGCACTTCATGCCCGATCGACAATTGGCGTCGATTTCCGCTCGGTCGTCTTTGGTGGGATCGTTGACCACGTCTGACCatcgttgaccaccttgactttgacttccacattGACTACTATCTCCGCCTTTGACCCACGCTTGGTGGGCCCCCTTTATCGCGACATCACTTACTAAaaaactcctttgttgaaggcaaagaagcctcttacatacTTTGAAAGCTCAGGAATTACTAGAAAGATGAATACAATAATTGTTGATTAATTTCTAACTTTAGGAGGTTTTTTATAGCCTCCTGGAAAAAGTTAGCATTACTTAGAGACACCTCCAAAGCCATCTACTTCTAAGTGGATAAAGATTTATCTACTCTTCAATGATTAACCAACAACTACTGTTTATTGGAGGTACCTCTATCCAATCATCATAATTAGTACATCAAGTTATTGACATTACCTTAGTTGTTTTATCATTTAATATAAAATTACTACAATACATTTATCACTTGATTTGCCAAATTGAACAATCCATCTCATCATTTGTAATCCCAATTACATTAAATAATTGACATTTAATGTGTATTAAAGAATGAGATTATTGAACCATAAACAATAGCTTTAGCATTAATCCCTAATACAAAATCAAGATGGGCATACTCTTCCACATACTGAACTGTTAGCTTATCCACGTCATGCAACTTGAGGTCATCTAAGAGTTGTAAAACATCTTCGACATCGGAGAGCTCATCCCGGCCGCCATAGCTAAGAAACAAAGGAAAATCCTTTGGAATGTTCGACATGTCATAGGGCGGGGGATTCACTTGGTTGTAGTGCTTCATGTTAGCCGTCTTGCTTCCGTAATCGTATTTCGTTATCACTCCATCTCTCACCACTGTAAACATGTGTTAGGATGCGTTCGGGTTATCGATAGTTGGCACAATGATGTACATCTTGAAACCATGTAAATGTGAAGCTAAACACAACCAATTCACTACTTAGCTTAGCCTATTCGAACAATAAGAACCCTCTACATAATCGACATATGCATCGGAAGTAAGACCTTAAGAAAGAACTTACTTTGAGCTAAATGAATTAAATTCTTTATCGATGTTGGTTGCGGTTCATACTTCAAATAGTATTCCACGGCGGTGTGATTGAGGCAGCAATTGTTCCCTATCATACACAAGAAATGACGCACTGATGGAtatttaattcaaataaaaaatatttgatatctacTGAAATAATTGTTGGAAGAAAAATGTTGGACGATATGTTTGATGATAGGTTCCCTCCAAGATTTTAATTCCGAATTTTAATTTGTGCCCATATATGCCCATTTTGATTTATATACATAAATATGTTCCATTTGATCACCAATCAAAGAAACCATGTTTTATGTACATCCTTTAATAAGCCTATCaaagttcttcttccttttcaatatgggactaaacATATAACACTAGCTATATTCAACAATAATTactaaaaagaaggaataaaACAACAATGAacatttgaattatatatatatatatatataatttttaagaaaacaaatataaataataCCTGAAATCGCTGCCACTAAATCAAAGCAATCCACACCTGGATAATCGCACAATTTATTAAGGAAATCTGATGAAATCTTCCTGATGCAAAATTtgcatttaaattataattatactCTAAGAGAATCAACATATATGTAACTGCTTAAACTCTAATCACAAGTTTAAGTAATCATTACGATTTGAGATTAAATTCTGATACCCCGAGCCATTTAATaacctgaaaaaaaaaatcagtaaaaACTTCATTAAGTCCCTCTTTCACTTGCATAAACAGAATTGTGATGCTTGGTCACAAAACTATGGTCTCACGACGAAATTGATAGTATCGCGTGACGTCTAGTTTTATCGGAGAACGAATTCGATACATACATCTGCAACAAATACTCTGGCTGCAAGCTTTCCCAGTCGAGTAGTGATGTGAGACAAGTAAGCAATTGGACTGAGAAGAGCTGCTGATTTCATCTTGTCTACAAGCTTCCCTTGAGACAAAGATGACAAAGCTATCAAAGTGCCCTGCATAGTGAAGTATTGCCATGTAATTAATTCCAAATATGAATTTATCTCCTTTTTGAtatcaaaataaattataattagtAGTTTCATGATTAATTAGTATATATGTAAATTAATTTTTACCAGAGAATGGCCAACATAATCCACCTTCTGGCCGGTTTGTTGGTAGACAAAGTCCAAGATGGCAGGGAGATCATAAGAGGCCAGTTCATCCCAAGAAAAAGACCAAAATGCctgttaattaatcaattaattaattgataataCAGCAATATAATTAGACAACTAGCTAGATATTGTAATTAGTAGTTTAATTAGGAAAATGAATTAAGTACCTGATCAGTTATGTTGAGAGAAATGTGAGTAGGGCTCCACGTTGTTCCTCTTGTGTTTGCTATCCACACATCAAATCCATTGTCTGCCAAGATGAAGGCTAGTGACTCCTCTGGTGAATTCAGCGCCCAGCTCATCCCATCCTGAAATTCcaattaatacaaaataaataaataaataaataaataatttttatttattagataagaaaaaaaaatgtaccacGAGAATTCCATGCTGCAATAGCACTGGCTGCCTTTTCTGGCCTTCTCGATCGCTGTCACGTCCTTGTGGAATTCTTTGTAAGCCAAGAATGTATCCATCTTCAGTTTGAACCTTCCATAACACATCAATTCACATTAATTTTGGGAAAATAGAAAACACACACGAACAATATCTCTCTACACCTTGTACTCTTGGCACTTGTAACCCTGAGGAATCACTGCCAACTCGCATAGGCTATCGTTTGTCGCCCCTCCAGACTGCCAACCCCTTCCGTTTAAGCTCCGCGCTCCAACTAGCACTTGTGGTGGGGCAATAAGGaaaagatagaggaggaggaggagggggagagCAGAACAAGTGGTGTGTGAAGCCATGTACATGTTTGAGAACAAAGCTTGGTGGGAGACACACACATGTATATATATTTATAGTGTTGATGTGGTGTTGTGTAGAAGGAAGGAAAATTATGGCTCTTCCTTTGGCATGATAACTCCTAAAAGTGCGGGCTTTCTTTTGTATGGCTTTTAGTGATTCCTTCCTCACTAGCATAAGAAGAAAGTGGATTGGCATTTTACGGTTTAATTGGAAGCTTTATTCTAATAGCAAGTATAATTGGTGTTGATTTAATTTTGCCACTGAGGACGACACTACAAGAATAATGGTCTTTAAGGGCACACATAAATGcccttataatttatttttaatgacACTTTGGCATGATAACCCTTAAAAGTGCGGGCTTTCTTTTTTATGGCTTTTAGTGATTCCTTCCTCACTAGCATAAGAAGAAAGTGGATTGGCATTTTACGGTTTAATTGGAAGCTTTATTCTAATAGCAAGTATAATTGGTGTTGATTTAATTTTGCCACTGAGGACGAGCATAGAGGATAATGATGAGCAAATGGTCTTATCGGTTTACTTAGCTTTCATGGAAGATAATCATTGCTAAGCAAGAAACTCGTTTAATCTGCATTAATTTACTTGCCATTTTTCAGATTTGTTCACCTTTATTTTAAATCGTTTGGCTAGTTTCAGTACTGACCATTTTGATTGCAACTTCTTTGGCATGGCATGGCACGGTATGGCATGGCATCAAGATCGTTTGGCTATACGCTGGCGTTTGATTGAGACCATGAACTTTGGGGAGTAAATTAAAGCTTACGTTGTCAACCATTTCTatctatatatagatatatatacacACAATGGTAAAAGGAGAATACACTCACTACCAGCGAGATATATATGCACAGACGCTCACAGAGATAGTGTCCACAACTATTGAAAAATCAAGGTGCCCGGTgaaagaagaagaatagaaagagaACAAGATAGAATATgagaataataataaattttattgtttgttgatatttatattaaggatgatataatatataatgtttaaaaagtACTTggttaattaactatttaataaataatagaagaataatcctaatactaatttgatttgatcaaTCCGTagattctcttttatctcttttactccccccccccctcccgcGACAATCGTAACGggagatctttgacgttgagtttgTTTGCTAACTTGTTAAAACGTTATTtggataatggcttagtaaagatATTAGTGATTTGATCTTCAACaaaaatataagagacggataattgttgagttgtcacacgttcatgaacaaaatgaaaatcaatttccacatgttttgtatgAGAATGAAATATTGGATTTGCTATGAGATATGTTGAACTAATATTGCCGCACCAAATTTTTGCTGTAATATTTGATgtaagatgaagttcagagagaagtgattgaagtcaAATTATTtcagacgttgtatttgctataactttatattcGACCTCAgcacttgaacgagataccgtaggttgctttttcaaattccatgagataaggttttgtctaagaaatattgcatatccactagtagagcgtctatcttcaggagagcTTGCCCAATCGGTATCACTATAGACATGTAAATCTTGAgacgattgacgatataaaagaagtccATGTAAAATAGTAtatttgagatagcgaagtattttTTTTCATTATCCGACCCCAATATTACTCAGTtagagcatgcatgaattgataGGCATGATTTACTGCAAAGTAATATCAGgttgtgtgatagtgacatattgtaaggctccaacaatgcTTCAATAAATTTGTAGATCAGACAAAACAggaaaggatgaagttgtagagttgtttatagcaattggtgtagaaaCTGGACGCACTCCATCCATTTAGGTTATTTGGAGAAGCCCAGTAATATATttactctgagagagaagatagcctTCTTCATGTGGAATAaattcaataccaagaaaaaagaGCATTtcccaaatctcgagtaggaaattcttaattaaaaaggcttaataaagttgtgatacttttgtgatcattaccggttattaggatgtcatccacataaataaaaaaaaaatcatagaaccatcattatatttatggaatagaGATGAGTTAGTCTTTGATCCaaaaaatccttgagcttgtaaccaattagataatcgatgaaaccatgcacgaggagcttgtcgaagaccatataatgatttcttgagttgacaaacatgagatggaaattatGGATGAATGATTCCAGGTGGTTACTctataaatatagtttcctcaagatgaccatgaagAAATACATTTGAAATGTCTAATTATCGTACATGTCAATTAGAACTAGCAGCTACTAATAATAAAAGTTTGATGGATGTACTTTTGATGATTGGGCTAAAAGTGTCATTAAATTCAATACCTAGCtgtgactaaatcctttagctacaagtcgagctttgtgtcGTTCAAGAAAACCATCAGCTCGATGTTTAAGATGAAATATCCATTTAGAACCCATAATATTCATGGAGGGAGAGCGTGGAACTAGGCTCCATGTTCCATTACAAAGAAGGAAATCAAATTCTGTAATCATTACACTATGCCCAATTTGGATCTttgtttgcttgtgtaaaacaagttgattcaatagattttgaagagagcACTAGAGCTCATAGAAGGGG from Zingiber officinale cultivar Zhangliang chromosome 4A, Zo_v1.1, whole genome shotgun sequence includes the following:
- the LOC121973663 gene encoding triacylglycerol lipase 2-like; this encodes MYMASHTTCSALPLLLLLYLFLIAPPQVLVGARSLNGRGWQSGGATNDSLCELAVIPQGYKCQEYKVQTEDGYILGLQRIPQGRDSDREGQKRQPVLLQHGILVDGMSWALNSPEESLAFILADNGFDVWIANTRGTTWSPTHISLNITDQAFWSFSWDELASYDLPAILDFVYQQTGQKVDYVGHSLGTLIALSSLSQGKLVDKMKSAALLSPIAYLSHITTRLGKLAARVFVADVIKWLGVSEFNLKSKISSDFLNKLCDYPGVDCFDLVAAISGNNCCLNHTAVEYYLKYEPQPTSIKNLIHLAQMVRDGVITKYDYGSKTANMKHYNQVNPPPYDMSNIPKDFPLFLSYGGRDELSDVEDVLQLLDDLKLHDVDKLTVQYVEEYAHLDFVLGINAKAIVYGSIISFFNTH